GCTTGTCGTCGGCCTCCCAGGTCTCTTTCCCCAGGTCGGCGGCGAAGTCGTGAGCCAGGCGAAGCGTGTCGCGCCCCGTCTTCTCGCCGACGACCACTTCGACGCCCTTCATTATCGGGACGGGATTCATGAAATGGAGGCCCAGGACGCGCTCCGGGTGGTCGGTGACGCTCGCGATGGTCGTCACCGAGAGCGTGCTGGTGTTCGTCGTGAGCACCGTCTCGGGCGAACAGCGCTCCGAGAGGTCCTCGAAGACGGACTGCTTGATCTCCATGTCTTCGGTGACTGCCTCGACGACGAGGTCCGCGTCCGCCATGTCGGCGAGGTCGGTCGTCCCCTCGATTCGCTCGCGGGCCGCCGACGCTTCGCCCTCGGAGACGGCCTCGCGAGCGACCAGTCGCTCGAGGCTCTCCCCGATGTGGTCGAACCCCTTCGAGACCAGCTGCTGGTTCATATCGCGCATGACGACGTCGTAGCCGGCCGTCGCCGCGACCTGTGCGATGCCGCTCCCCATGGTTCCCGCGCCGACGACGCCGACGGTGTCTACCTGTGCCAGTTCCATGTGCGAACGGTTCGCACGGCATTCGTGTAAGTCTGCCGACGTGCGTGCCCTCCCGGACAACTGGGGCCGTCAGATGGGCGACCACGGGACGATAAGAGCCGGTCACTCGGTGAACTACCTCCCGCCGAAAGCTTAACTCGGCTTGTAGTAAATGTCAGAGAAAAGATACTTATGGCCGACGTGAGTACTAGTGTTCGATGACGGACCTCGGACGACCCTCGACTGCCTCGCTGCCAGTCGGCTTCTCGGCGTCCGAGCGCGTGCGACCCCTTCCAGACCAATGAGCAAGTCACTCGATACCCCCACCAGTGCGACCGACCGAACGATAGAGACGATTCTCGACACGGTTTCCTCGACGACGGCCGACGTCCGCTCGGCTATCGCTGGCCACCGCGAAGTGGCCGGGACGACGAACCCGAGCGGTGACACGCAGCTCGCCGCCGACCTCAGGGCCGACGAGCTGTTCGAGCGTCGCATGCTCGACATCGACGGCGTCGCGACCTACGCGAGCGAGGAGCGCGACACGCTTTCGACGGCCGACGGCCGCCTCCACGTCGCGATGGACCCGCTCGATGGCTCGTCGAACCTGGTCCCGAACAGCGGCATGGGTACCATCTTCGGCGTCTACAGCGAGCGCCCACCGACTGCCGGCCGGAACCTGCTTGCCGCCGGCTTCGTCATCTACGGTCCGGTGACGTCGATGGTGGTCGCTCGCGACGGCCGGGTCCGGGAGTACCTCGTCGAGAACGGCGAACAGCGGCTCGTCGACGACGACGTGACCCTCCCCGAGGACCCGACTGTGTTCGGCTTCGGCGGCGGCGAGGACTCCTGGACGGACCCATTCAGGAGCTACGCCGACGAGATTCGCGAAGAGCTCAAGCTCCGCTACGGTGGGGCGATGATCGCCGACATCAGCCAGGTGCTCTCCTACGGCGGCGTCTTCGCGTACCCGGCACTGCAGTCCCGACCGGAAGGCAAGCTCCGCCTCCAGTTCGAGGGCCAGCCGATGGCCTACATCGTCGAGTCGGCCGGCGGGCGCTCGAGTGACGGCACCCAGTCGCTGCTCGAACCGACGCCGTCCGACCTCCACGACCGCACGCCGCTCCACATCGGGAACGCGGCGCTCATCGACCGCCTCGAGTCCTCGCTTCAGTAACCCAGGTATATCGCGAGCGCTTTCAGCACGCCGTAGACGACGACCACCAGTCCCACGACTGCCGAGAGTACCGTCCCGACGAGGCCGCTCGGCCACAGCGAAAGTGGGTTGGGGAGACCGAGCGCGGGCAGGGAGACTGCTGGCAGCGACAGTCCGCCGCCGCTTCCACTGACGGTGGCGACGTCCTGGCCCGCGACGCTGAGCGTCCCGCCCTCCGGGACCGAGCGCGCGAACTCGGTGCTTCGGGTCGCCCCGGCGGGGACCGTCACCGTCCGGCTGGTGAGGAGACTCCCGTTCAGGACCACGGCGACACGGTAGTCGCCCGTCGCGGTGCCGCGGTTCGCCAGGTCGACGGTCACGACCGCCTGGTCGCCGGCGGTCGGTTCCTCGGGCGAGACGGTGACGTTCGTGACGACGATGGCCGGTTCGCCGGCGTCGCTCTGTGTCTGCGTGGGCGTCGGTTCGGCGCCGCTCGTTCCAGTCGACTCCGGCTCATCGTCGGTCAACGCTGCCGTGGCCCCACTGCCGACGACGAACGTCGAGAGCCCGGGCGCGGACGCCTGGTAGACGATGCGCGACCCCGATTGGCTGACGACGGCCGTCTCCAGGGGGACCCACCCGCCTTCGTCGCGATAGAGCGTCACCGCGTCAGGGTCTGTCCCGGTACGGTTCAGCGCCGCCCGCGAGACGGCGAAGGTGAACGTGACGGCCTCGGCGGTGGCGTTCCCGTGCTCGACGTCGAACCGAGTGAGTCCGACGCCGCCGGTGGCCGTCGCGAACGATGGCGGCGTCCGGTCGTCGGCGCTGAGGTCGAGCCTGACCGTCTCGTTCGTCGTGAACGTCGCCCGGATGCGTTCCAGCGAGGCGTTCGAGCCGGCGACGAGCGAGCCGTTGGCCCGAGTGACTCGTTGCGTGGTCCCGCTGCCGGTCACGTTCGCGACCGCACGTCGGTCGCTCCGTCTCGTCACCTCGACGGTGCCGTCGATGCCTGTTCCCGTGACCAGAATCCGGTGTGTCTCGGCGGCCGTGTTCCCGAACTGGTCGGTCACTTCGACGGAGATCTCGTGGGTCCCCGGACTGGCAAAGGCCACTGTAACCGACTCACTCGGAAGGATTGTGCCGCCGTCGATGTGCCACCGATAGGACTCGATGCTCTGGTCGTCGGTGGCGTTCGCGGTGACAGTCACCGGTTCGCCCACCGTCGCGTTCGTCGGTCCCTCGACGGTGACGGTCGGTGCGGAGTCGTCGTACCGGAACTTCCGCTGGTGGCCGATGTCGATGGCGTTGCCGTAGCGGTCGACGACCGAGAGCAGTATCATGGAGTACTCGCCCTCTTCAGAGAAGGTGTACCGGGTAGTGTAGGTCACCGTATCGCCCTCCTCTACGCTGAAGTTCGAGACGTAGAGCGTGTCTATCTGCGGGCCGCCGATGGAGAGCGTGAGGTTCTCCAACCGTTCGTCGACCGTAATCGCCAGCTCGACGGTCGAGCTGTTGACGCGCGTCCGCTCGAAGGACTCGTACCGCGGCGGCCGCGTGTCCATCCCCGTCACCGTCACCGTCCCGTCGGTGAGCGTGTTGCCCGCCTCGTCGGCGATACTCGCGCCGCTCCGTATCCCGACGGTGACGTTGTTCACGTTCAGGCGCTGGGCCAGGTGTAGCGAGACCTGCGCGCCCGTCCGGTTCGCGCCGGAGGCGTTGATCGACGTGACGGTGACGTTTTCGACCGTGCCCGCAGACAGCAGGAAGTCGTCCCTCGTGACACTTCCCGTGTCCAGCGTCCCGTTGTCGTAGACCGTGACGTCGATGGTCGTCGCGTTCCCCTTCGTGGCGGTCCCCCACTCCGGGGCCTCGGTGTCGGCGGCCGCGACGGGTCCGGTGAGCGCCGCGAGGGTGACTAGCACGCCCAGCACACAGAGCAGTCCCACGCGCCACTGACGAGTGTGCTGTTCGTGGCCGTCTCCCCGCGCCGCCCTCCGGTGCATTGGTACGCAGTTGCCGAGCGTCCGGTATCAATCGCTCGGCGAGATTACCGTGGTTGATAATCGCGGTCCACGAGGGGCAACTACTGAATCCCCTCCGGTCGTGTGGGATGGTATGAAGGTTCGCATCGCTGCGGAGGCCAGCCGGGACGAGGCGTCCGCCATCGCCGCCGCGGTCGCCGAACACGTCGGCGAGACAGTCGAAGTGTACGTCGGTGACAGCGAGGAGCCGACGCTCGTCCGGGAGGTCCTCGAATCGGGCGAGGAGGACGCGGCGGACGAGGGGGACCTCGGGCCGACCGAACGCGAGGCGCGGCTCCGCGAGGAGGTCGCCGACATCGAACGCGGCGGGCCCGAGAAGTACCGCGAGCGACTCGCCGACCAGGGGAAGCTGTTCGTCCGCGACCGCCTGACGCTCTGGTTCGGCGAGGACGGCCTGGACTTCGAGGACGGCCGCTTCGCCAACTTCGACAGCTGGCACCCTGACAGCCCGGACGTGACGGAGGCAGACGAGAACACCCGCCTCCCGGCCGACGGTCTCGTCACCGGTGCGGGAACCTTCGACGACCGAAAGGTCCACGTCGGGGCCAACGACTTCACCGTCAAGGCAGGGTCGGTGGCGAAACGCGGCGTCGAGAAGTTCATCCGCCTCCAGGAGCGCGCTCTCAAGACCGGCCGGCCGGCGCTGTACCTCGTCGACTCCTCGGGCGGCCGAATCGACGAGCAACGGGGCTTTTTCGCCAATCGCGAGGGCATCGGGAAGTTCTACTACAACCACTCGCGCATCTCGGGGGTCGTCCCGCAGATATGCGTCCTCTACGGCCCCTGTATCGCCGGGGCGGCCTACACTCCGGTGTTCTCGGATTTCACGGTGATGGTCCGGGGGATGAGCGCGCTGGCCATCGCCTCCCCGCGGATGGTCGAGATGGTCACCGGCGAGGACATCGAACTCCAGGAACTCGGCGGCCCGGACGTCCACGCGAAGTACTCCGGGAGTGCGGACCTCGTCGCAGAGGACGAGCAACACGCCCGCGACCTCGTGGCGGACCTCATCACGTACCTGCCCGACAACTGTGAGGAGCAGCCACCGAGAACCGAGAGCACCCGACCGGCCCACTCCCCGTCGGAACTCGACGGCGTCGTCCCGGCCGAACCCAACAAAGGGTACGACATGCACCGCGTCATCGAGCGCGTCGTCGACGCCGACTCCTTCTTCGAACTCCAGTCGGAGTACGGCAAGGAGATTCTGACCGGGTTCGCCCGCGTCGACGGCCGGGTGGTCGGCGTCGTCGCGAATCAGCCGAGCCACCGCGCAGGGGCCATCTTCCCCGACTCGGCGCGCAAGGCCGCCGAGTTCGTCTGGAAGTGCGACGCGTTCAACGTCCCGCTCCTGTATCTCTGTGACACGCCGGGGTTCATGGCAGGGTCGGGCGTCGAGAAGGAGGGCATCCTCGAGGCGGGCAAGAAGATGATCTACGCCACTTCGGAGGCAACGGTGCCCAAGCAGTGTGTCGTCGTCCGCAAAGCCTACGGCGCGGGCATCTACGCGATGTCCGGGCCGGCCTACGACCCCGAGTCGACCATCGCACTCCCGTCGGGCGAAATCGCCATCATGGGACCCGAAGCGGCCATCAACGCGGTCTACGCGAACAAGCTCGACGCCATCGACGACCCCGAGGAACGGGCGAAACGGGAGGCACAGCTCCGCGAGGAGTACCGCGAGGACATCGACGCCCACCGGATGGCCAGTGAGGTCGTCATCGACGAGATCGTCCCGCCGAGCGACCTACGGGCCGAACTCGCTGCGCGCTTCGAGATGTACGAGACGGTCGAGAAGGACCGTCCGGAGAAGAAACACGGGACGATTCTGTGACATAGGCAGCCGTCGATTCATCAGGAGGCGGCGAGGAGCCGCTCGCCGTCCTCACCGTCACCGGCAGCGCGGACACGGTCTTGAATCGTGACGACTACGAGGCGGCGACCGCTCGGTGCCTGTTTCGAGCGGGGCGCCGAGCGGTGACGCACCGATGCACGCGTTCAGGAGAGCAGCGACCCGACCGCACCGCCGATAGCGGAGTCGAGCGCGAGGACGAACGCGATGAGGAGGCCAAGGACGAGGACGCTCAGTCCTGCCAGGCCACCGATTGGCCCCGCGCCGACGCCGCCGACGACGGTGACGAGCCCGCCGAACAGCAGGGCGACGACGCCACCGATAGCGCCGGCCAGCAACCCGTGCCACAGGCCGTTCCAGACGTTCCCACCGGCGACGTATCCCGCCGCGAACCCGCCGATGAGGCCCGCGCCGATGTGGCCGATGACGGGAAGCAGGAACGCCAGCAATCCAGCGATGATGCTCACGAGGAAACCGATGCCCACCGCTCGCCAGTCAGTCATATCGGTGGTACGACCCGACGGGATTAGCGGTTGCGCCTGCAGTGTCAGGGATAGCGGTCCGCACAGGGCTGGCACACGCAGTCGAGAGTCTGCGACGGCGGTCATCGTGTTCGACTCGTGGGCGCGTGGCAGTGCATCACTCCGGCGTTCGCTCCACCAGGGCGGTACGCTCGAACGAACAGACGAGCGTGTCGTCCTGCTTGTAGACGTCGACCTGCATTGTCACGACGCCTCGTTCTTCGTCGCTGGTCAGCCGCGTGTTCGTCACCGTCGTCTCGGCACGGAGGGTGTCACCGTGGAAGACGGGCGCGGGGTGTTCGACGTCGTCGTAGCCGAGGTTCGCGACGACGGTCCCTGCTGTCGTGTCGGGGACCGTGAGGCCGACGGCCAGCGAGAGGGTGTAGAGACCATTGACGACGCGCTCGCCGAACTGCGTCCCGGCGGCGAACTCGGCGTCCAAGTGAAGCGGCTGCTGGTTCATCGTCAGGTCACAGAAGCGCTGGTTGTCGCCCTCCGAGACAGTGCGGCGCGTCTCGTGGACGATCGTCTCGCCCTCGGTGAACGACTCGTAGTACTTCCCGGTCATGCCCGACTCATCGGCCGCCCGGTCCTTAGCGGTGCGGGGCGTGGACGACACTTACGGTCCCACCGGTCCATTGCTTGATATGGTCCGCAGAAGCGTCCTCTTCTCGCCTGGTGACGACAACGAGAAACTCCGAAAGGCCGTCCAGAGCGACGCCGACACCGTGGTGTTCGACCTCGAAGACGCGGTCACGCCCGACGCGAAACCCGCGGCCCGAGAGACGGTCCGCGACGCGTTGGCCGACGTGCTCCCGGCGGACTGCGAGGTGTGCGTGCGCGTGAACCCTGTCGGGTCGAGGGCCAGCGCGGACCTCGACGTCGTGCTCGACGGACCGCCACCGGACAGCCTCGTCCTCCCGAAGACCAGGGGCGCCGGTGACGTCGAGCGGCTCGACTCGCTGGTCCGAGACCACGGGACGACACTCCCGGTCCTGGCGCTCGTCGAGTCGGCCGCCGGGATCCTCCACGCCGAGGCCATCGCCGCCGCCGACGCCACGGACGCGCTTATCTTCGGCGCGGAGGATCTGGCCGGCGACGTCGGCGCGACTCGGACGCCCGAGGGCGAGGAGGTCGCCTACGCTCGTCAGCACGTCGTCCTCGCCGCCCGTGCCGCGGGCGTGGCGCCCATCGACACGCTGTACACGGCCTACAGGGACCACGAGGGATTGCGCGAAGCCACCGAGACGGCGGTCGGCCTGGGCTACGACGGCAAACTCGCCATCCATCCGGCCCAGGCGACGGTCATCAACGAGGTGTTCACGCCCTCCGAGGAGCGACTGGCCTGGGCCGAGCGGGTGCTGGCCGCCCGTGACGAGGCCGACGGCGGGGTGTTCGTCGTCGACGGGGAGATGGTCGACGCGCCACAGGTCAGGCAGGCCGAGCGGGTTCGAGCGCGAGCAGCGGCGGCCCGGGACTGAGCGACTTCGACCGGCCGCCGCCTGTGAATCTCGGCCGATGGCGGTATCCTTTTGCCGTCGCTCTGTCAATCGTTATGGTATGTCTGACGAGGTGAACCCGTTCGAGAGTCTGCAAGAGCAGATCGACGACGCCGCGGCGTATCTCGAATACCCGACCGACGTCCTCGAACGGCTCAAACACCCGGAGCGGGTGCTGGAGGCGAACCTCTCCGTGGAGCTGGACGACGGCTCCGTCGAGGTGTTCCGGGCCTACCGCTCGCAGTTCAACGGCGACCGCGGCCCCTACAAGGGCGGCATCCGCTACCATCCGCAGGTCTCCCGCGACGAGGTGAAGGCGCTCTCGGGGTGGATGGTGTACAAGTGCGCCGCCGTCAACATCCCCTACGGCGGCGGCAAGGGGGGCATCAAAATCGACCCCCGCGAGTACTCCGACAGCGAGATTGAGCGCATCACACGGTCGTTCGCGAAGGAGCTGCGCCCCATCATCGGCGAGGACCTGGACATCCCCGCTCCGGACGTCAACACCGGCCAGCGCGAGATGAACTGGATAAAGGACACCTACGAGACGCTGGAGAACACGACCGAGCCGGGTGTCATCACCGGTAAAGCGCCCGAATCTGGCGGGAGCGCGGGCCGCGTCGAGGCCACCGGCCGCTCGGTGATGCTCGTCACGCGCGAAGCGTTCGACTACCTCGATATGAACATCGCGGACGCGACCGTCGCGGTCCAGGGGTACGGCAACGCCGGCTCCGTCGCCGCGAAACTCATCGACGACTTGGGCGCGAACGTCGTCGGGGTCTCTGACTCCTCCGGCGCGGTGTACAACGCCGACGGCCTCGACACCCGCGCGGCGAAGGACCACAAGCGCGAGACCGGATCGCTCGCAGGCTACGAGGGCGCGACCGAGGAGCTGTCCAACGAGGACCTCCTGACGATGGACGTCGACCTGCTGGTGCCGGCGGCGCTCGAGAACGCCATCGACGGCGACCTCGCGCACGAGGTCCAGGCGGACATCATCGTCGAAGCGGCCAACGGCCCGCTCACGCCGCGAGCGGACGACGTTCTGACCGACCGCGACGTCTACGTCTTCCCCGACATCCTCGCGAACGCCGGCGGCGTCACCGTCTCGTACTTCGAGTGGGTCCAGAACCGCCAGCGCTTCTACTGGTCCGAGGAGCGCGTCAACGACGAACTCGAGACCGTCATCACCAACGCGTTCGACGACCTGGTCGACACCTTCGAGAGCACCGGGGCACCCAACTTCCGGACGGCGATGTACGTCGTCGCCATCAAGCGCGTCGTCGCTGCGGCCGAAGAGGCCGGCATCTGGCCGTAGGTCATCGGGACCGCCGGCGTTTTGCTCCCCGGGGCCTACGGTCCGGCATGGACACCTACGAGCGGTCGGTACGCGTGAAGGCACCCTTCGAGAAGGTCTGGGAGTTTCACTCGACCGGCCAGGGACTCGTCGCGCTGACGCCCGACTGGATGAACCTCCGCATCGAATCGGAGACCGGCCCGGACGGTGAACCCGACCCCGAGGTCCTCGACGCTGGGGCGACCGTCGTCTCCTCTATCAAACCGTTCGGCGTCGGGCCGCGCCAGCGCTGGGTCTCGGACATCGTCGCCCGCGAGGAAGCCGAGGGCGAGGCGATGTTCCGCGACGTGATGCGCGAGGGGCCGTTCCCGTTCTGGGAGCACACCCACCGGTTCCGCGCCGACGGCCCCGACGCCACCATCGTCGAGGACCACGTCGAGTACGAACTCCCCGGCGGGCCGCTGGGGCGTGCCGTCGG
This DNA window, taken from Haloarcula ordinaria, encodes the following:
- a CDS encoding DUF5518 domain-containing protein; this translates as MTDWRAVGIGFLVSIIAGLLAFLLPVIGHIGAGLIGGFAAGYVAGGNVWNGLWHGLLAGAIGGVVALLFGGLVTVVGGVGAGPIGGLAGLSVLVLGLLIAFVLALDSAIGGAVGSLLS
- a CDS encoding Glu/Leu/Phe/Val family dehydrogenase; the encoded protein is MSDEVNPFESLQEQIDDAAAYLEYPTDVLERLKHPERVLEANLSVELDDGSVEVFRAYRSQFNGDRGPYKGGIRYHPQVSRDEVKALSGWMVYKCAAVNIPYGGGKGGIKIDPREYSDSEIERITRSFAKELRPIIGEDLDIPAPDVNTGQREMNWIKDTYETLENTTEPGVITGKAPESGGSAGRVEATGRSVMLVTREAFDYLDMNIADATVAVQGYGNAGSVAAKLIDDLGANVVGVSDSSGAVYNADGLDTRAAKDHKRETGSLAGYEGATEELSNEDLLTMDVDLLVPAALENAIDGDLAHEVQADIIVEAANGPLTPRADDVLTDRDVYVFPDILANAGGVTVSYFEWVQNRQRFYWSEERVNDELETVITNAFDDLVDTFESTGAPNFRTAMYVVAIKRVVAAAEEAGIWP
- a CDS encoding 3-hydroxyacyl-CoA dehydrogenase family protein, whose amino-acid sequence is MELAQVDTVGVVGAGTMGSGIAQVAATAGYDVVMRDMNQQLVSKGFDHIGESLERLVAREAVSEGEASAARERIEGTTDLADMADADLVVEAVTEDMEIKQSVFEDLSERCSPETVLTTNTSTLSVTTIASVTDHPERVLGLHFMNPVPIMKGVEVVVGEKTGRDTLRLAHDFAADLGKETWEADDKPGFVVNRILMPWINEGIRALDEGVAAKADIDRGMTLGTNVPMGPLELADHIGLDVVLDASETLHEELGDRYQPAYLLKRKVAAGDLGKKTRAGFYEYD
- a CDS encoding SRPBCC family protein codes for the protein MDTYERSVRVKAPFEKVWEFHSTGQGLVALTPDWMNLRIESETGPDGEPDPEVLDAGATVVSSIKPFGVGPRQRWVSDIVAREEAEGEAMFRDVMREGPFPFWEHTHRFRADGPDATIVEDHVEYELPGGPLGRAVGPLGVVGFEPMFRFRHRETKRRLES
- a CDS encoding class 1 fructose-bisphosphatase, encoding MSKSLDTPTSATDRTIETILDTVSSTTADVRSAIAGHREVAGTTNPSGDTQLAADLRADELFERRMLDIDGVATYASEERDTLSTADGRLHVAMDPLDGSSNLVPNSGMGTIFGVYSERPPTAGRNLLAAGFVIYGPVTSMVVARDGRVREYLVENGEQRLVDDDVTLPEDPTVFGFGGGEDSWTDPFRSYADEIREELKLRYGGAMIADISQVLSYGGVFAYPALQSRPEGKLRLQFEGQPMAYIVESAGGRSSDGTQSLLEPTPSDLHDRTPLHIGNAALIDRLESSLQ
- a CDS encoding PKD domain-containing protein: MHRRAARGDGHEQHTRQWRVGLLCVLGVLVTLAALTGPVAAADTEAPEWGTATKGNATTIDVTVYDNGTLDTGSVTRDDFLLSAGTVENVTVTSINASGANRTGAQVSLHLAQRLNVNNVTVGIRSGASIADEAGNTLTDGTVTVTGMDTRPPRYESFERTRVNSSTVELAITVDERLENLTLSIGGPQIDTLYVSNFSVEEGDTVTYTTRYTFSEEGEYSMILLSVVDRYGNAIDIGHQRKFRYDDSAPTVTVEGPTNATVGEPVTVTANATDDQSIESYRWHIDGGTILPSESVTVAFASPGTHEISVEVTDQFGNTAAETHRILVTGTGIDGTVEVTRRSDRRAVANVTGSGTTQRVTRANGSLVAGSNASLERIRATFTTNETVRLDLSADDRTPPSFATATGGVGLTRFDVEHGNATAEAVTFTFAVSRAALNRTGTDPDAVTLYRDEGGWVPLETAVVSQSGSRIVYQASAPGLSTFVVGSGATAALTDDEPESTGTSGAEPTPTQTQSDAGEPAIVVTNVTVSPEEPTAGDQAVVTVDLANRGTATGDYRVAVVLNGSLLTSRTVTVPAGATRSTEFARSVPEGGTLSVAGQDVATVSGSGGGLSLPAVSLPALGLPNPLSLWPSGLVGTVLSAVVGLVVVVYGVLKALAIYLGY
- a CDS encoding HpcH/HpaI aldolase/citrate lyase family protein, with product MVRRSVLFSPGDDNEKLRKAVQSDADTVVFDLEDAVTPDAKPAARETVRDALADVLPADCEVCVRVNPVGSRASADLDVVLDGPPPDSLVLPKTRGAGDVERLDSLVRDHGTTLPVLALVESAAGILHAEAIAAADATDALIFGAEDLAGDVGATRTPEGEEVAYARQHVVLAARAAGVAPIDTLYTAYRDHEGLREATETAVGLGYDGKLAIHPAQATVINEVFTPSEERLAWAERVLAARDEADGGVFVVDGEMVDAPQVRQAERVRARAAAARD
- a CDS encoding acyl-CoA carboxylase subunit beta codes for the protein MKVRIAAEASRDEASAIAAAVAEHVGETVEVYVGDSEEPTLVREVLESGEEDAADEGDLGPTEREARLREEVADIERGGPEKYRERLADQGKLFVRDRLTLWFGEDGLDFEDGRFANFDSWHPDSPDVTEADENTRLPADGLVTGAGTFDDRKVHVGANDFTVKAGSVAKRGVEKFIRLQERALKTGRPALYLVDSSGGRIDEQRGFFANREGIGKFYYNHSRISGVVPQICVLYGPCIAGAAYTPVFSDFTVMVRGMSALAIASPRMVEMVTGEDIELQELGGPDVHAKYSGSADLVAEDEQHARDLVADLITYLPDNCEEQPPRTESTRPAHSPSELDGVVPAEPNKGYDMHRVIERVVDADSFFELQSEYGKEILTGFARVDGRVVGVVANQPSHRAGAIFPDSARKAAEFVWKCDAFNVPLLYLCDTPGFMAGSGVEKEGILEAGKKMIYATSEATVPKQCVVVRKAYGAGIYAMSGPAYDPESTIALPSGEIAIMGPEAAINAVYANKLDAIDDPEERAKREAQLREEYREDIDAHRMASEVVIDEIVPPSDLRAELAARFEMYETVEKDRPEKKHGTIL
- a CDS encoding MaoC family dehydratase, encoding MSSTPRTAKDRAADESGMTGKYYESFTEGETIVHETRRTVSEGDNQRFCDLTMNQQPLHLDAEFAAGTQFGERVVNGLYTLSLAVGLTVPDTTAGTVVANLGYDDVEHPAPVFHGDTLRAETTVTNTRLTSDEERGVVTMQVDVYKQDDTLVCSFERTALVERTPE